Proteins found in one Physeter macrocephalus isolate SW-GA chromosome 17, ASM283717v5, whole genome shotgun sequence genomic segment:
- the LOC129391456 gene encoding LOW QUALITY PROTEIN: calpain-12-like (The sequence of the model RefSeq protein was modified relative to this genomic sequence to represent the inferred CDS: inserted 2 bases in 1 codon; deleted 2 bases in 2 codons; substituted 1 base at 1 genomic stop codon) — protein MACGSRRVTIQLVNEEAGPGTKGPKPFRGHNYRAIRAACLDEGILFQDPYFPAGPDALGYDQLGPDSGKAKGVEWKRPHEFCAEPQFICEDMSRTDVCQVSLGNCWFLAAAASISLYPRLLSQVVPPGQGFQDGYAGVFHFQLWQCGCWVDVVVDDRLPVREGKLMFVRSDQRNEFWDPLLEKAYAELHGSYEVMQGGHMNEAFVDFTGGXGEALYLRQDTPGLFSTLLHALTKESLVGATALSDRGEYRTEDGLVKGHTYPVTGTHKVSLGFTHVSLLRLRSSRGRVEWPGAWSASCPRWDALPAEWRMPYWLXDALLVKKEGGEFWMELRDFFCHFATIQVCSLSPEVLVPSPAGGGR, from the exons ATGGCGTGTGGCAGCAGGAGAGTCACCATCCAGCTGGTGAACGAGGAGGCAGGGCCTGGAACCAAGGGCCCAAAGCCCTTTCggggccacaactacagagcaaTCCGAGCAGCCTGCCTGGATGAGGGGATCCTGTTCCAAGATCCATACTTCCCTGCTGGCCCTGATGCCCTTGGCTATGACCAGCTGGGGCCTGACTCGGGGAAGGCCAAAGGGGTGGAATGGAAGAGGCCCCAT GAGTTTTGCGCTGAGCCCCAGTTCATCTGTGAGGACATGAGCCGAACAGACGTGTGTCAGGTGAGTCTGG GTAACTGCTGGTTTCTTGCAGCCGCTGCCTCCATCAGTCTGTACCCACGACTCCTGTCCCAGGTGGTC CCCCCGGGACAGGGCTTCCAAGATGGCTACGCAGGCGTCTTCCACTTCCAG CTCTGGCAGTGTGGCTGCTGGGTGGACGTCGTGGTGGACGACAGGCTGCCTGTGCGTGAGGGGAAACTGATGTTCGTGCGCTCGGATCAGCGGAACGAGTTCTGGGACCCACTCCTGGAAAAGGCCTACGCCGA GCTCCATGGCTCCTATGAGGTGATGCAAGGCGGCCACATGAATGAGGCTTTCGTGGACTTCACAGGCGG GGGTGAGGCGCTCTACCTGAGGCAGGACACTCCAGGCCTCTTCTCTACCCTGCTCCATGCCCTGACCAAGGAGTCCCTCGTGGGAGCCACTGCCCTG AGTGATCGGGGCGAGTACCGTACAGAAGATGGGCTGGTGAAGGGACACACGTATCCAGTCACAGGCACACACAAG GTGTCACTGGGCTTCACCCACGTGAGTCTGCTGCGGCTGCGGAGCTCACGGGGCCGAGTGGAGTGGCCTGGGGCCTGGAGTGCCAG ctgcCCACGCTGGGACGCGCTCCCCGCTGAGTGGCGA ATGCCTTACTGGTTGTAAGATGCCTTACTGGTGAAAAAGGAGGGTGGTGAGTTCTG GATGGAGCTGCGGGACTTCTTCTGCCACTTCGCCACCATCCAGGTCTGCTCGCTGAGCCCTGAGGTGCTGGTCCCCAGCCCGGCTGGAGGCGGCAG gtga